A stretch of the Phyllopteryx taeniolatus isolate TA_2022b chromosome 5, UOR_Ptae_1.2, whole genome shotgun sequence genome encodes the following:
- the gcnt3 gene encoding beta-1,3-galactosyl-O-glycosyl-glycoprotein beta-1,6-N-acetylglucosaminyltransferase 3, with protein sequence MGEQALVMCRLCQVRHTSLLDLTFRSQVINTLWPLPLFQSEKSVASFASAMKLSNKKRILAKFFKGRWLLRILSLILLSVFVSLVHWKADSDPRIPQQIAADLPACSAIITGDLAGRETDLEVLLSSRTRQVLLSEDFYLNATQDCQVYRTHRGFFTVPLSKEEKDFPIAYTMVIHGQIEMFERLLRAVYAPQNIYCVHVDRKSTVEFHKAVDAIVSCFENVFIAGKLESVVYASWSRVQADLNCMVSLLGSHVRWRYLLNTCGTDFPIKTNREIVRALKVLNGRNSMETEATNDYKKQRWQYHYNVTDSIVRTDVKKSPPPIRSPMFTGNAYFVASRAFVEHVTQDWEVLALLEWEKDTYSPDEHLWATLQRMPSVPGSVPANGKYDMSDMQAIARVVKWSYLSGDVRKGAPYEPCTGMNRRAVCVYGAGDLPWLVRQHHLLANKFDPMVDDIAIRCLESFLYFKALDQGLIQGVPQNSTSHLCSEIRVEFVPWPSSYLKSSFPFEMDGNAMNPFQPPATQEK encoded by the coding sequence ATGGGTGAGCAGGCTCTGGTGATGTGTCGACTTTGTCAAGTAAGACACACCTCCTTACTGGACTTAACATTTCGTAGTCAAGTAATAAATACACTGTGGCCTCTCCCATTGTTTCAATCTGAGAAATCAGTGGCATCCTTTGCTTCTGCAATGAAGCTCTCCAACAAGAAAAGGATTTTGGCCAAGTTCTTCAAAGGTCGATGGCTTCTGAGAATCCTGTCCCTCATCCTTCtgagtgtttttgtttcacTTGTCCATTGGAAAGCAGACTCTGATCCCAGGATACCGCAGCAAATTGCAGCCGACCTGCCCGCCTGCTCTGCTATTATCACGGGAGACTTGGCAGGCCGTGAAACTGACTTGGAAGTCCTTCTATCATCCAGGACAAGACAAGTTCTGCTATCAGAGGACTTCTACCTTAACGCAACCCAGGATTGTCAAGTTTATCGTACACACAGAGGCTTCTTTACAGTTCCTCTGAGTAAAGAAGAGAAGGATTTTCCCATCGCGTACACTATGGTGATCCACGGACAGATTGAGATGTTCGAGCGTCTCCTACGTGCCGTTTACGCACCTCAGAACATCTACTGCGTGCATGTGGACCGAAAATCCACAGTGGAATTCCATAAGGCCGTGGATGCCATTGTTTCCTGCTTTGAGAACGTATTCATAGCTGGGAAATTAGAGAGCGTTGTTTACGCCTCATGGTCTCGAGTGCAGGCCGATTTGAACTGCATGGTGAGTTTGTTGGGGTCCCATGTCCGGTGGAGATACCTGCTGAACACATGCGGGACGGATTTTCCTATTAAGACCAACAGGGAGATAGTGCGAGCTTTGAAGGTTCTCAATGGAAGGAACAGCATGGAAACAGAAGCCACCAATGACTACAAGAAGCAACGTTGGCAGTATCACTACAACGTCACAGACTCCATCGTCAGGACCGACGTGAAGAAAAGCCCCCCTCCCATTAGAAGCCCCATGTTCACTGGGAATGCGTACTTTGTGGCCAGCAGGGCCTTCGTGGAACATGTGACACAGGACTGGGAGGTTCTGGCGTTGCTGGAGTGGGAGAAGGACACCTACAGCCCAGACGAGCACTTGTGGGCCACTTTACAGCGGATGCCCTCTGTGCCCGGATCGGTCCCTGCTAACGGCAAGTACGACATGTCGGACATGCAAGCGATCGCCCGCGTGGTCAAGTGGAGCTATTTGTCAGGAGATGTGAGGAAAGGGGCGCCATACGAGCCGTGCACAGGGATGAATAGAAGAGCAGTTTGTGTATATGGAGCTGGAGACCTGCCGTGGCTCGTGAGGCAACATCACCTCCTGGCTAATAAGTTTGATCCCATGGTGGATGACATTGCAATTAGATGCCTGGAGTCGTTTCTGTATTTTAAAGCTTTAGATCAGGGGTTAATACAGGGTGTCCCCCAAAATTCGACATCTCACCTGTGCTctgagatacgagttgaatttgttccgtggccatcctcgtatctcaaatcatcttttccctttgaaatggatggaaatgccatgaatccgttccagcctcccgcaacccaagaaaaataa